A region from the Canis aureus isolate CA01 chromosome 8, VMU_Caureus_v.1.0, whole genome shotgun sequence genome encodes:
- the SEZ6L2 gene encoding seizure 6-like protein 2 isoform X4 — translation MGTPRVQHPPPPQLLFLILLSCPWIQGLPLKEEEALPEPGSEAPTVASEALAELLHGALLRRGPEMGYLPGEAPKVAVVTQRKGSDPDPTLATPPAGQTLAAPSLPRATEPGTGPLTTAVTPKGGRGAGPTAPELLTPPPGTTAPPLPGPASPGPPLGPEGGEEETTTTIITTTTVTTTVTSPVLCNNNISEGEGHVESPDLGSAASRTAGLLDCTYSIHVYPGYGIEIQVQTLNLSREEELLVLAGWGSPGLAPRLLANSSMLGEGQVLRSPTNRLLLHFQSPRVPRGGGFRIHYQAYLLSCGFPPRPAHGDVSVTDLHPGGTATFHCDSGYQLQGEETLTCLNGTRPAWSGEPPSCMASCGGTIHNATLGRIVSPEPGGAAGPNLTCRWVIEAAEGRRLHLHFERVSLDEDNDRLMVRSGGSPLSPVIYDSDMDDVPERGLISDAQSLYVELLSETPANPLLLSLRFEAFEEDRCFAPFLAHGNVTTTDPEYRPGALATFSCLPGYALEPPGPPNAIECVDPTEPHWNDTEPACKAMCGGELSEAAGVVLSPDWPQSYSPGQDCVWGLHVQEEKRILLQVEILNVREGDMLTLFDGDGPSARVLAQLRGPQPRRRLLSSGPDLTLQFQAPPGPPNPGLGQGFVLHFKEVPRNDTCPELPPPEWGWRTASHGDLIRGTVLTYQCEPGYELLGSDILTCQWDLSWSAAPPACQKIMTCADPGEITNGHRTTSDAGFPVGSHVQYRCLPGYSLEGAAVLTCYSRDTGTPKWSDRVPKCALKYEPCLNPGVPENGYQTLYKHHYQAGESLRFFCYEGFELIGEVTITCVPGHPSQWTSQPPLCKVTQTTDPSRQLEGGNLALAILLPLGLVIVLGSGVYIYYTKLQGKSLFGFSGSHSYSPITVESDFSNPLYEAGDTREYEVSI, via the exons ATGGGGACTCCTAGGGTCCAGCACCCGCCGCCTCCCCAGCTGCTGTTCCTAATTCTGCTGAGCTGTCCCTGGATTCAGG GTCTGCCCCTGAAGGAAGAAGAGGCACTGCCAGAGCCTGGAAGTGAGGCCCCCACGGTAGCCTCTGAGGCTTTGGCCGAGCTGCTCCATGGGGCCCTGCTGAGGAGGGGTCCAGAGATGGGCTACCTGCCGGGTGAGGCCCCCAAAGTGGCAGTAGTGACACAGAGGAAAG GATCTGATCCAGACCCCACACTAGCCACCCCTCCAGCCGGCCAGACTCTTGCAGCGCCCTCCCTGCCACGGGCCACTGAGCCAGGGACGGGGCCTCTGACTACGGCCGTAACCCCTaaagggggcaggggggcaggccCCACCGCACCAGAGCTGCTGACCCCGCCCCCCGGAACTACGGCCCCGCCCCTTCCTGGCCCCGCCTCACCAGGCCCGCCCCTTGGGcctgagggaggagaggaggagaccacgaccaccatcatcaccacgaCAACTGTTACCACCACGGTGACCAGCCCGG TTCTGTGTAATAACAACATCTCTGAGGGCGAAGGGCATGTTGAGTCTCCAGATTTGGGGAGTGCAGCCAGCCGCACCGCGGGGCTCCTGGACTGCACCTACAGCATTCACGTCTACCCTGGCTACGGCATTGAAATCCAG GTGCAGACGCTGAACCTGTCTCGGGAGGAAGAACTCCTGGTGCTGGCTGGCTGGGGGTCCCCGGGCCTGGCCCCCCGACTCCTGGCCAACTCCTCCATGCTGGGAGAAGGACAGGTCCTTCGGAGTCCAACCAACCGCCTGCTCCTGCACTTCCAGAGCCCACGGGTCCCAAGGGGCGGTGGCTTCAGGATCCACTATCAGG CCTACCTCCTGAGCTGCGGCTTCCCTCCCCGGCCTGCCCATGGGGACGTGAGCGTGACAGACCTGCACCCTGGGGGCACTGCCACCTTCCACTGTGATTCGGGCTACCAGCTGCAGGGGGAGGAGACCCTTACCTGCCTCAATGGCACCCGACCAGCCTGGAGCGGTGAACCCCCCAGCTGCATGG CATCCTGTGGTGGCACCATCCACAATGCTACATTGGGCCGCATCGTGTCCCCTGAGCCTGGGGGAGCAGCTGGGCCCAACCTTACCTGCCGTTGGGTCATTGAAGCAGCTGAGGGACGCCGGCTTCACCTGCACTTTGAGAGGGTCTCACTGGATGAGGACAATGACCG GCTGATGGTGCGCTCGGGTGGCAGTCCCCTCTCCCCAGTCATCTATGACTCAGACATGGATGATGTCCCAGAACGGGGTCTCATCAGTGATGCCCAGTCCCTCTATGTGGAGCTGCTTTCAGAGACACCTGCTAATCCTCTGCTGCTAAGCCTTAGATTTGAAG CCTTTGAAGAAGATCGCTGCTTTGCTCCCTTCCTGGCACATGGCAATGTCACCACCACAGACCCTGAGTACCGCCCAGGGGCACTGGCCACCTTCTCGTGCCTCCCAGGATATGCCCTGGAGCCCCCTGGCCCCCCAAATGCCATCGAATGTGTGGATCCCACAGAACCCCACTGGAATGACACAGAGCCAGCCTGTAAGG CCATGTGTGGAGGGGAGCTGTCAGAGGCGGCTGGTGTAGTCCTCTCTCCTGACTGGCCCCAGAGCTATAGCCCAGGCCAGGACTGTGTGTGGGGCCTGCACGTCCAGGAAGAGAAGCGCATCTTGCTCCAAGTAGAGAT CCTGAACGTGCGCGAAGGGGACATGCTGACACTGTTCGACGGGGACGGTCCCAGCGCCCGAGTCCTGGCCCAGCTACGGGGACCTCAGCCGCGCCGCCGCCTCCTCTCTTCCGGGCCCGACCTCACGCTGCAGTTCCAGGCACCGCCAGGGCCGCCAAACCCGGGCCTGGGGCAGGGTTTTGTGTTGCATTTCAAAG AGGTGCCGAGGAATGACACGTGCCCTGAGCTGCCACCTCCAGAGTGGGGCTGGAGGACCGCTTCCCACGGGGACCTGATCCGGGGCACGGTGCTTACTTACCAGTGCGAACCTGGCTACGAGCTGCTGGGCTCCGACATTCTCACCTGCCAGTGGGACCTGTCCTGGAGCGCGGCGCCGCCCGCCTGCCAAAAGA TCATGACTTGTGCCGATCCTGGGGAGATCACCAATGGGCACCGAACCACCTCAGACGCTGGCTTCCCTGTTGGCTCGCACGTCCAGTACCGCTGTCTGCCTGGGTACAGCCTGGAGGGGGCCGCTGTTCTCACCTGCTACAGCCGGGACACAGGCACACCCAAGTGGAGCGACCGGGTCCCCAAGTGTGCCT TGAAGTATGAGCCGTGCCTGAACCCAGGGGTGCCAGAGAACGGCTATCAGACGTTGTATAAGCATCACTACCAAGCGGGCGAGTCTCTGCGCTTCTTCTGCTATGAGGGCTTTGAGCTCATCGGCGAGGTCACCATCACCTGTGTGCCCGGCCACCCCTCGCAGTGGACCAGCCAGCCCCCACTCTGCAAAG TGACCCAGACCACAGACCCGTCGCGGCAGCTGGAGGGTGGGAACCTCGCCTTGGCCATCCTGCTGCCCCTAGGCTTGGTCATTGTCCTCGGCAGTGGCGTTTACATATACTACACCAA ACTACAGGGAAAATCCCTCTTCGGCTTCTCGGGCTCCCATTCCTACAGCCCCATCACCGTGGAGTCAGATTTCAGCAATCCACTGTATGAAGCCGGG gaTACACGGGAGTATGAAGTTTCCATCTGA
- the SEZ6L2 gene encoding seizure 6-like protein 2 isoform X6 — MGTPRVQHPPPPQLLFLILLSCPWIQGLPLKEEEALPEPGSEAPTVASEALAELLHGALLRRGPEMGYLPGSDPDPTLATPPAGQTLAAPSLPRATEPGTGPLTTAVTPKGGRGAGPTAPELLTPPPGTTAPPLPGPASPGPPLGPEGGEEETTTTIITTTTVTTTVTSPVLCNNNISEGEGHVESPDLGSAASRTAGLLDCTYSIHVYPGYGIEIQVQTLNLSREEELLVLAGWGSPGLAPRLLANSSMLGEGQVLRSPTNRLLLHFQSPRVPRGGGFRIHYQAYLLSCGFPPRPAHGDVSVTDLHPGGTATFHCDSGYQLQGEETLTCLNGTRPAWSGEPPSCMASCGGTIHNATLGRIVSPEPGGAAGPNLTCRWVIEAAEGRRLHLHFERVSLDEDNDRLMVRSGGSPLSPVIYDSDMDDVPERGLISDAQSLYVELLSETPANPLLLSLRFEAFEEDRCFAPFLAHGNVTTTDPEYRPGALATFSCLPGYALEPPGPPNAIECVDPTEPHWNDTEPACKAMCGGELSEAAGVVLSPDWPQSYSPGQDCVWGLHVQEEKRILLQVEILNVREGDMLTLFDGDGPSARVLAQLRGPQPRRRLLSSGPDLTLQFQAPPGPPNPGLGQGFVLHFKEVPRNDTCPELPPPEWGWRTASHGDLIRGTVLTYQCEPGYELLGSDILTCQWDLSWSAAPPACQKIMTCADPGEITNGHRTTSDAGFPVGSHVQYRCLPGYSLEGAAVLTCYSRDTGTPKWSDRVPKCALKYEPCLNPGVPENGYQTLYKHHYQAGESLRFFCYEGFELIGEVTITCVPGHPSQWTSQPPLCKVTQTTDPSRQLEGGNLALAILLPLGLVIVLGSGVYIYYTKLQGKSLFGFSGSHSYSPITVESDFSNPLYEAGDTREYEVSI, encoded by the exons ATGGGGACTCCTAGGGTCCAGCACCCGCCGCCTCCCCAGCTGCTGTTCCTAATTCTGCTGAGCTGTCCCTGGATTCAGG GTCTGCCCCTGAAGGAAGAAGAGGCACTGCCAGAGCCTGGAAGTGAGGCCCCCACGGTAGCCTCTGAGGCTTTGGCCGAGCTGCTCCATGGGGCCCTGCTGAGGAGGGGTCCAGAGATGGGCTACCTGCCGG GATCTGATCCAGACCCCACACTAGCCACCCCTCCAGCCGGCCAGACTCTTGCAGCGCCCTCCCTGCCACGGGCCACTGAGCCAGGGACGGGGCCTCTGACTACGGCCGTAACCCCTaaagggggcaggggggcaggccCCACCGCACCAGAGCTGCTGACCCCGCCCCCCGGAACTACGGCCCCGCCCCTTCCTGGCCCCGCCTCACCAGGCCCGCCCCTTGGGcctgagggaggagaggaggagaccacgaccaccatcatcaccacgaCAACTGTTACCACCACGGTGACCAGCCCGG TTCTGTGTAATAACAACATCTCTGAGGGCGAAGGGCATGTTGAGTCTCCAGATTTGGGGAGTGCAGCCAGCCGCACCGCGGGGCTCCTGGACTGCACCTACAGCATTCACGTCTACCCTGGCTACGGCATTGAAATCCAG GTGCAGACGCTGAACCTGTCTCGGGAGGAAGAACTCCTGGTGCTGGCTGGCTGGGGGTCCCCGGGCCTGGCCCCCCGACTCCTGGCCAACTCCTCCATGCTGGGAGAAGGACAGGTCCTTCGGAGTCCAACCAACCGCCTGCTCCTGCACTTCCAGAGCCCACGGGTCCCAAGGGGCGGTGGCTTCAGGATCCACTATCAGG CCTACCTCCTGAGCTGCGGCTTCCCTCCCCGGCCTGCCCATGGGGACGTGAGCGTGACAGACCTGCACCCTGGGGGCACTGCCACCTTCCACTGTGATTCGGGCTACCAGCTGCAGGGGGAGGAGACCCTTACCTGCCTCAATGGCACCCGACCAGCCTGGAGCGGTGAACCCCCCAGCTGCATGG CATCCTGTGGTGGCACCATCCACAATGCTACATTGGGCCGCATCGTGTCCCCTGAGCCTGGGGGAGCAGCTGGGCCCAACCTTACCTGCCGTTGGGTCATTGAAGCAGCTGAGGGACGCCGGCTTCACCTGCACTTTGAGAGGGTCTCACTGGATGAGGACAATGACCG GCTGATGGTGCGCTCGGGTGGCAGTCCCCTCTCCCCAGTCATCTATGACTCAGACATGGATGATGTCCCAGAACGGGGTCTCATCAGTGATGCCCAGTCCCTCTATGTGGAGCTGCTTTCAGAGACACCTGCTAATCCTCTGCTGCTAAGCCTTAGATTTGAAG CCTTTGAAGAAGATCGCTGCTTTGCTCCCTTCCTGGCACATGGCAATGTCACCACCACAGACCCTGAGTACCGCCCAGGGGCACTGGCCACCTTCTCGTGCCTCCCAGGATATGCCCTGGAGCCCCCTGGCCCCCCAAATGCCATCGAATGTGTGGATCCCACAGAACCCCACTGGAATGACACAGAGCCAGCCTGTAAGG CCATGTGTGGAGGGGAGCTGTCAGAGGCGGCTGGTGTAGTCCTCTCTCCTGACTGGCCCCAGAGCTATAGCCCAGGCCAGGACTGTGTGTGGGGCCTGCACGTCCAGGAAGAGAAGCGCATCTTGCTCCAAGTAGAGAT CCTGAACGTGCGCGAAGGGGACATGCTGACACTGTTCGACGGGGACGGTCCCAGCGCCCGAGTCCTGGCCCAGCTACGGGGACCTCAGCCGCGCCGCCGCCTCCTCTCTTCCGGGCCCGACCTCACGCTGCAGTTCCAGGCACCGCCAGGGCCGCCAAACCCGGGCCTGGGGCAGGGTTTTGTGTTGCATTTCAAAG AGGTGCCGAGGAATGACACGTGCCCTGAGCTGCCACCTCCAGAGTGGGGCTGGAGGACCGCTTCCCACGGGGACCTGATCCGGGGCACGGTGCTTACTTACCAGTGCGAACCTGGCTACGAGCTGCTGGGCTCCGACATTCTCACCTGCCAGTGGGACCTGTCCTGGAGCGCGGCGCCGCCCGCCTGCCAAAAGA TCATGACTTGTGCCGATCCTGGGGAGATCACCAATGGGCACCGAACCACCTCAGACGCTGGCTTCCCTGTTGGCTCGCACGTCCAGTACCGCTGTCTGCCTGGGTACAGCCTGGAGGGGGCCGCTGTTCTCACCTGCTACAGCCGGGACACAGGCACACCCAAGTGGAGCGACCGGGTCCCCAAGTGTGCCT TGAAGTATGAGCCGTGCCTGAACCCAGGGGTGCCAGAGAACGGCTATCAGACGTTGTATAAGCATCACTACCAAGCGGGCGAGTCTCTGCGCTTCTTCTGCTATGAGGGCTTTGAGCTCATCGGCGAGGTCACCATCACCTGTGTGCCCGGCCACCCCTCGCAGTGGACCAGCCAGCCCCCACTCTGCAAAG TGACCCAGACCACAGACCCGTCGCGGCAGCTGGAGGGTGGGAACCTCGCCTTGGCCATCCTGCTGCCCCTAGGCTTGGTCATTGTCCTCGGCAGTGGCGTTTACATATACTACACCAA ACTACAGGGAAAATCCCTCTTCGGCTTCTCGGGCTCCCATTCCTACAGCCCCATCACCGTGGAGTCAGATTTCAGCAATCCACTGTATGAAGCCGGG gaTACACGGGAGTATGAAGTTTCCATCTGA
- the SEZ6L2 gene encoding seizure 6-like protein 2 isoform X3: MGTPRVQHPPPPQLLFLILLSCPWIQGLPLKEEEALPEPGSEAPTVASEALAELLHGALLRRGPEMGYLPGSDPDPTLATPPAGQTLAAPSLPRATEPGTGPLTTAVTPKGGRGAGPTAPELLTPPPGTTAPPLPGPASPGPPLGPEGGEEETTTTIITTTTVTTTVTSPVLCNNNISEGEGHVESPDLGSAASRTAGLLDCTYSIHVYPGYGIEIQVQTLNLSREEELLVLAGWGSPGLAPRLLANSSMLGEGQVLRSPTNRLLLHFQSPRVPRGGGFRIHYQAYLLSCGFPPRPAHGDVSVTDLHPGGTATFHCDSGYQLQGEETLTCLNGTRPAWSGEPPSCMASCGGTIHNATLGRIVSPEPGGAAGPNLTCRWVIEAAEGRRLHLHFERVSLDEDNDRLMVRSGGSPLSPVIYDSDMDDVPERGLISDAQSLYVELLSETPANPLLLSLRFEAFEEDRCFAPFLAHGNVTTTDPEYRPGALATFSCLPGYALEPPGPPNAIECVDPTEPHWNDTEPACKAMCGGELSEAAGVVLSPDWPQSYSPGQDCVWGLHVQEEKRILLQVEILNVREGDMLTLFDGDGPSARVLAQLRGPQPRRRLLSSGPDLTLQFQAPPGPPNPGLGQGFVLHFKEVPRNDTCPELPPPEWGWRTASHGDLIRGTVLTYQCEPGYELLGSDILTCQWDLSWSAAPPACQKIMTCADPGEITNGHRTTSDAGFPVGSHVQYRCLPGYSLEGAAVLTCYSRDTGTPKWSDRVPKCALKYEPCLNPGVPENGYQTLYKHHYQAGESLRFFCYEGFELIGEVTITCVPGHPSQWTSQPPLCKVAYEELLDNRKLEVTQTTDPSRQLEGGNLALAILLPLGLVIVLGSGVYIYYTKLQGKSLFGFSGSHSYSPITVESDFSNPLYEAGDTREYEVSI, translated from the exons ATGGGGACTCCTAGGGTCCAGCACCCGCCGCCTCCCCAGCTGCTGTTCCTAATTCTGCTGAGCTGTCCCTGGATTCAGG GTCTGCCCCTGAAGGAAGAAGAGGCACTGCCAGAGCCTGGAAGTGAGGCCCCCACGGTAGCCTCTGAGGCTTTGGCCGAGCTGCTCCATGGGGCCCTGCTGAGGAGGGGTCCAGAGATGGGCTACCTGCCGG GATCTGATCCAGACCCCACACTAGCCACCCCTCCAGCCGGCCAGACTCTTGCAGCGCCCTCCCTGCCACGGGCCACTGAGCCAGGGACGGGGCCTCTGACTACGGCCGTAACCCCTaaagggggcaggggggcaggccCCACCGCACCAGAGCTGCTGACCCCGCCCCCCGGAACTACGGCCCCGCCCCTTCCTGGCCCCGCCTCACCAGGCCCGCCCCTTGGGcctgagggaggagaggaggagaccacgaccaccatcatcaccacgaCAACTGTTACCACCACGGTGACCAGCCCGG TTCTGTGTAATAACAACATCTCTGAGGGCGAAGGGCATGTTGAGTCTCCAGATTTGGGGAGTGCAGCCAGCCGCACCGCGGGGCTCCTGGACTGCACCTACAGCATTCACGTCTACCCTGGCTACGGCATTGAAATCCAG GTGCAGACGCTGAACCTGTCTCGGGAGGAAGAACTCCTGGTGCTGGCTGGCTGGGGGTCCCCGGGCCTGGCCCCCCGACTCCTGGCCAACTCCTCCATGCTGGGAGAAGGACAGGTCCTTCGGAGTCCAACCAACCGCCTGCTCCTGCACTTCCAGAGCCCACGGGTCCCAAGGGGCGGTGGCTTCAGGATCCACTATCAGG CCTACCTCCTGAGCTGCGGCTTCCCTCCCCGGCCTGCCCATGGGGACGTGAGCGTGACAGACCTGCACCCTGGGGGCACTGCCACCTTCCACTGTGATTCGGGCTACCAGCTGCAGGGGGAGGAGACCCTTACCTGCCTCAATGGCACCCGACCAGCCTGGAGCGGTGAACCCCCCAGCTGCATGG CATCCTGTGGTGGCACCATCCACAATGCTACATTGGGCCGCATCGTGTCCCCTGAGCCTGGGGGAGCAGCTGGGCCCAACCTTACCTGCCGTTGGGTCATTGAAGCAGCTGAGGGACGCCGGCTTCACCTGCACTTTGAGAGGGTCTCACTGGATGAGGACAATGACCG GCTGATGGTGCGCTCGGGTGGCAGTCCCCTCTCCCCAGTCATCTATGACTCAGACATGGATGATGTCCCAGAACGGGGTCTCATCAGTGATGCCCAGTCCCTCTATGTGGAGCTGCTTTCAGAGACACCTGCTAATCCTCTGCTGCTAAGCCTTAGATTTGAAG CCTTTGAAGAAGATCGCTGCTTTGCTCCCTTCCTGGCACATGGCAATGTCACCACCACAGACCCTGAGTACCGCCCAGGGGCACTGGCCACCTTCTCGTGCCTCCCAGGATATGCCCTGGAGCCCCCTGGCCCCCCAAATGCCATCGAATGTGTGGATCCCACAGAACCCCACTGGAATGACACAGAGCCAGCCTGTAAGG CCATGTGTGGAGGGGAGCTGTCAGAGGCGGCTGGTGTAGTCCTCTCTCCTGACTGGCCCCAGAGCTATAGCCCAGGCCAGGACTGTGTGTGGGGCCTGCACGTCCAGGAAGAGAAGCGCATCTTGCTCCAAGTAGAGAT CCTGAACGTGCGCGAAGGGGACATGCTGACACTGTTCGACGGGGACGGTCCCAGCGCCCGAGTCCTGGCCCAGCTACGGGGACCTCAGCCGCGCCGCCGCCTCCTCTCTTCCGGGCCCGACCTCACGCTGCAGTTCCAGGCACCGCCAGGGCCGCCAAACCCGGGCCTGGGGCAGGGTTTTGTGTTGCATTTCAAAG AGGTGCCGAGGAATGACACGTGCCCTGAGCTGCCACCTCCAGAGTGGGGCTGGAGGACCGCTTCCCACGGGGACCTGATCCGGGGCACGGTGCTTACTTACCAGTGCGAACCTGGCTACGAGCTGCTGGGCTCCGACATTCTCACCTGCCAGTGGGACCTGTCCTGGAGCGCGGCGCCGCCCGCCTGCCAAAAGA TCATGACTTGTGCCGATCCTGGGGAGATCACCAATGGGCACCGAACCACCTCAGACGCTGGCTTCCCTGTTGGCTCGCACGTCCAGTACCGCTGTCTGCCTGGGTACAGCCTGGAGGGGGCCGCTGTTCTCACCTGCTACAGCCGGGACACAGGCACACCCAAGTGGAGCGACCGGGTCCCCAAGTGTGCCT TGAAGTATGAGCCGTGCCTGAACCCAGGGGTGCCAGAGAACGGCTATCAGACGTTGTATAAGCATCACTACCAAGCGGGCGAGTCTCTGCGCTTCTTCTGCTATGAGGGCTTTGAGCTCATCGGCGAGGTCACCATCACCTGTGTGCCCGGCCACCCCTCGCAGTGGACCAGCCAGCCCCCACTCTGCAAAG tGGCCTATGAGGAGCTCCTGGACAACCGAAAACTGGAAG TGACCCAGACCACAGACCCGTCGCGGCAGCTGGAGGGTGGGAACCTCGCCTTGGCCATCCTGCTGCCCCTAGGCTTGGTCATTGTCCTCGGCAGTGGCGTTTACATATACTACACCAA ACTACAGGGAAAATCCCTCTTCGGCTTCTCGGGCTCCCATTCCTACAGCCCCATCACCGTGGAGTCAGATTTCAGCAATCCACTGTATGAAGCCGGG gaTACACGGGAGTATGAAGTTTCCATCTGA